In one Sesamum indicum cultivar Zhongzhi No. 13 linkage group LG12, S_indicum_v1.0, whole genome shotgun sequence genomic region, the following are encoded:
- the LOC105175159 gene encoding pectinesterase QRT1-like, with protein MNLTGSMTCFLVLLLLWGEVKVGFGQINGDGRNYITWNDLNVDDHRSPLRESGYQKRVIVVDVNGRGDSVTVQGAVDMVPENNAERVKIHVLPGVYREKVHVPANKPYISFIGDQDQASATVITWHDKASDQAPTGGFIGTWKSASVTVESDYFCASGITFENTVVAAGGGVDGYQAVALRISGEKAVFYKVRFLGSQDTLLDESGSHYFFHCLIQGSVDFIFGNARSLYQECEISVVGDGFAVAAQHRNSVAEDTGFSFVNCTVSGTGNVYLGRAWGNYSRIIYSYCEFDIDVRPEGWEDWRIPSRQNTVVFGEYECRGRGADRTRRAPWSRALNCSEARPFFDTTFIRGEQWLRL; from the exons ATGAATTTGACAGGTTCAATGACTTGTTTTTTGGTTCTTTTGCTGTTGTGGGGTGAAGTTAAAGTCGGGTTTGGGCAGATTAATGGTGATGGGAGGAACTACATTACGTGGAACGACTTGAATGTGGATGATCACAGGTCGCCTTTGAGAGAATCAGGGTATCAGAAGAGAGTAATCGTGGTTGATGTGAATGGTCGGGGGGATTCAGTGACGGTTCAAGGCGCGGTGGATATGGTGCCGGAAAATAATGCAGAGAGAGTGAAGATTCACGTTCTTCCTGGAGTGTACAG AGAGAAGGTTCATGTTCCTGCAAATAAGCCATATATTTCGTTCATTGGAGATCAAGATCAAGCATCTGCAACAGTGATAACATGGCATGACAAAGCTTCTGATCAGGCCCCGACTGGCGGTTTTATAGGAACTTGGAAATCAGCCTCTGTTACAGTAGAATCAGACTATTTCTGTGCATCAGGGATCACTTTTGAG AATACAGTTGTTGCAGCGGGTGGTGGAGTTGATGGGTACCAAGCTGTAGCACTGAGGATCTCGGGTGAAAAGGCCGTGTTTTATAAAGTTCGATTTCTGGGCTCACAGGATACACTCCTGGATGAGTCAGGGTCGCACTACTTTTTCCATTGTCTCATTCAAGGGTCGGTAGACTTCATATTTGGTAATGCAAGATCGCTCTATCAG GAATGTGAAATTTCTGTTGTGGGTGATGGATTTGCAGTAGCAGCTCAACATCGGAACTCAGTTGCTGAAGATACAGGGTTCTCCTTCGTGAACTGTACAGTCAGCGGAACTGGAAATGTTTACCTGGGGAGAGCCTGGGGAAACTACTCCCGGATAATATATTCTTACTGTGAATTCGACATTGATGTAAGACCAGAAGGATGGGAGGACTGGAGAATTCCATCAAGACAAAA TACCGTGGTATTTGGAGAATACGAATGCAGAGGTAGAGGAGCAGATAGGACCAGAAGAGCGCCCTGGTCCAGAGCCCTGAATTGCTCTGAAGCAAGACCTTTTTTTGATACGACGTTCATAAGAGGGGAGCAGTGGCTTAGACTCTAG
- the LOC105174955 gene encoding uncharacterized protein LOC105174955 isoform X2 — MAASEHYFVEWKEQYVSKERGNRVVHYFLKDNSGESILAVVGTERSVRHMFYVVSDEFLSAHGADNSVHAGFRWRSRREVVNWLTSMLSKQHRQGDYAMSPKDDPISEVNAQKTHMPPHKGRLARNLKGHHLDISWSGSAWACGKQLKHYPAFRRNGISIAVQSFVFVMAEKENRYIAYLEDMYEDRKCQKKVKVRWFHHNKEVKGVVSLRDPHPKEVFITPYVQVISAECVDGPAIVLTREHYEKCLAVFPHDLLGGVHFCFRQFKSNRIKPFKLSKLRGYFDQPIFSCFSPDFFEEEEFSCEDDVKVGAKRNRNFREHHKLTYDLSYKKHVLLSREPNFVKHDEGHLRHTPLFALNEKVEFLCQDSGIRGCWFRCTVLEVSRRQMKILYDDVKDEESCTNLEEWVPTYRLAKADKLGMRHGGRPTVRPAYPCDERILSFEVGDPADAWWNDGWWEGVVSGTRDGKNGIYQIYIPGENLYLNVEMKNLRVSRDWIGDRWVNVEPNPNILHVLSATIVTSHKLSAVEEENDDLAGMTLTNVPLKDDCTSSEQQRLLEAEEKDYFSNDEEEKENADCDLGGASVVKGSILDGNGGGDEGNNIDDGNGDNNLVECEIAELKCEVETTEMLTEC; from the exons ATGGCGGCAAGCGAGCACTATTTTGTGGAGTGGAAAGAGCAATATGTATCAAAAGAGAGGGGCAACCGTGTGGTTCACTATTTCTTGAAGGATAATTCAGGGGAGTCCATTCTTGCTGTTGTGGGTACTGAGAGGAGTGTTAGACACATGTTCTATGTTGTATCTGACGAGTTCTTGAGCGCCCATGGGGCCGATAACTCAGTCCATGCTGGCTTCAGATGGAGATCGAGGAGAGAGGTTGTGAACTGGCTTACTTCCATGTTGTCAAAACAGCATAGGCAAGGAGATTATGCAA TGTCACCTAAAGATGACCCTATTTCTGAAGTAAATGCTCAGAAGACCCACATGCCACCTCATAAG GGTCGTTTAGCAAGGAATCTGAAAGGTCATCATTTAGACATTTCATGGTCAGGTTCAGCATGGGCTTGTGGTAAACAGCTGAAGCATTATCCAGCGTTTCGCAGGAATGGGATTTCAATAGCG GTACAATCATTTGTCTTTGTAATggctgaaaaagaaaaccgCTATATTGCATATTTGGAAGATATGTATGAAGACAGAAAATGCCAGAAAAAGGTCAAAGTGAGATGGTTTCATCATAATAAAGAAGTCAAGGGAGTTGTTTCTTTACGGGATCCTCATCCTAAAGAAGTCTTCATCACTCCATATGTACAGGTCATCAGTGCTGAATGCGTTGATGGTCCTGCCATAGTATTAACCCGGGAACACTATGAGAAATGCTTGGCAGTTTTTCCACATGATTTGTTAGGCGGAGTTCATTTCTGTTTCAGACAATTCAAGAGCAACAGGATAAAGCCTttcaaattaagtaaattgCGTGGGTATTTTGATCAACCAATTTTCTCGTGCTTTAGCCCAGATTTTTTTGAGGAAGAAGAGTTTAGCTGTGAGGATGATGTAAAAGTGGGAGCTAAACGGAATAGAAATTTCAGGGAGCATCATAAGTTGACTTATGATTTATCATACAAGAAACATGTTCTACTGAGTAGGGAGCCTAATTTCGTGAAGCATGATGAAGGCCACTTGAGGCATACGCCACTTTTTGCACTAAATGAAAAGGTAGAATTTCTTTGTCAAGACAGTGGCATTCGTGGCTGTTGGTTCAGGTGCACAGTCTTAGAGGTCTCCAGGAGACAAATGAAAATCCTATATGATGACGTGAAGGATGAAGAAAGTTGCACCAACCTCGAG GAATGGGTTCCTACATATAGATTGGCCAAGGCTGATAAACTAGGGATGAGGCATGGTGGCCGGCCAACTGTGAGGCCTGCCTATCCTTGTGATGAAAGGATCCTTAGCTTTGAGGTTGGAGATCCAGCAGATGCCTGGTGGAATGATGGTTGGTGGGAAGGTGTTGTCTCTGGAACTCGTGATGGTAAAAATggaatttatcaaatttatattccAG GtgaaaatttgtatttgaatGTTGAGATGAAGAACCTAAGAGTTTCAAGAGATTGGATTGGTGATCGGTGGGTCAATGTTGAGCCTAATCCTAATATTCTCCACGTCTTATCTGCAACTA TTGTCACCAGTCACAAACTCAGTGCTGTGGAAGAGGAGAATGACGACTTAGCAGGCATGACACTGACAAATGTCCCTCTGAAAGATGATTGTACTAGCAGCGAGCAACAGCGACTTCTTGAAGCTGAAGAAAAggattatttttctaatgatGAAGAGGAGAAGGAGAATGCAGATTGTGACTTGGGTGGTGCTAGTGTTGTAAAAGGTTCCATTCTTGATGGCAATGGTGGTGGTGATGAGGGAAACAACATTGATGATGGCAACGGGGATAACAACTTGGTCGAATGTGAGATCGCTGAGCTGAAATGTGAAGTGGAAACAACAGAAATGCTGACAGAATGTTGA
- the LOC105174955 gene encoding uncharacterized protein LOC105174955 isoform X1, with product MAASEHYFVEWKEQYVSKERGNRVVHYFLKDNSGESILAVVGTERSVRHMFYVVSDEFLSAHGADNSVHAGFRWRSRREVVNWLTSMLSKQHRQGDYAMSPKDDPISEVNAQKTHMPPHKGRLARNLKGHHLDISWSGSAWACGKQLKHYPAFRRNGISIAVQSFVFVMAEKENRYIAYLEDMYEDRKCQKKVKVRWFHHNKEVKGVVSLRDPHPKEVFITPYVQVISAECVDGPAIVLTREHYEKCLAVFPHDLLGGVHFCFRQFKSNRIKPFKLSKLRGYFDQPIFSCFSPDFFEEEEFSCEDDVKVGAKRNRNFREHHKLTYDLSYKKHVLLSREPNFVKHDEGHLRHTPLFALNEKVEFLCQDSGIRGCWFRCTVLEVSRRQMKILYDDVKDEESCTNLEEWVPTYRLAKADKLGMRHGGRPTVRPAYPCDERILSFEVGDPADAWWNDGWWEGVVSGTRDGKNGIYQIYIPGENLYLNVEMKNLRVSRDWIGDRWVNVEPNPNILHVLSATSMDTKLPVSSAVPKEAKSDNSPTSCLKVVTSHKLSAVEEENDDLAGMTLTNVPLKDDCTSSEQQRLLEAEEKDYFSNDEEEKENADCDLGGASVVKGSILDGNGGGDEGNNIDDGNGDNNLVECEIAELKCEVETTEMLTEC from the exons ATGGCGGCAAGCGAGCACTATTTTGTGGAGTGGAAAGAGCAATATGTATCAAAAGAGAGGGGCAACCGTGTGGTTCACTATTTCTTGAAGGATAATTCAGGGGAGTCCATTCTTGCTGTTGTGGGTACTGAGAGGAGTGTTAGACACATGTTCTATGTTGTATCTGACGAGTTCTTGAGCGCCCATGGGGCCGATAACTCAGTCCATGCTGGCTTCAGATGGAGATCGAGGAGAGAGGTTGTGAACTGGCTTACTTCCATGTTGTCAAAACAGCATAGGCAAGGAGATTATGCAA TGTCACCTAAAGATGACCCTATTTCTGAAGTAAATGCTCAGAAGACCCACATGCCACCTCATAAG GGTCGTTTAGCAAGGAATCTGAAAGGTCATCATTTAGACATTTCATGGTCAGGTTCAGCATGGGCTTGTGGTAAACAGCTGAAGCATTATCCAGCGTTTCGCAGGAATGGGATTTCAATAGCG GTACAATCATTTGTCTTTGTAATggctgaaaaagaaaaccgCTATATTGCATATTTGGAAGATATGTATGAAGACAGAAAATGCCAGAAAAAGGTCAAAGTGAGATGGTTTCATCATAATAAAGAAGTCAAGGGAGTTGTTTCTTTACGGGATCCTCATCCTAAAGAAGTCTTCATCACTCCATATGTACAGGTCATCAGTGCTGAATGCGTTGATGGTCCTGCCATAGTATTAACCCGGGAACACTATGAGAAATGCTTGGCAGTTTTTCCACATGATTTGTTAGGCGGAGTTCATTTCTGTTTCAGACAATTCAAGAGCAACAGGATAAAGCCTttcaaattaagtaaattgCGTGGGTATTTTGATCAACCAATTTTCTCGTGCTTTAGCCCAGATTTTTTTGAGGAAGAAGAGTTTAGCTGTGAGGATGATGTAAAAGTGGGAGCTAAACGGAATAGAAATTTCAGGGAGCATCATAAGTTGACTTATGATTTATCATACAAGAAACATGTTCTACTGAGTAGGGAGCCTAATTTCGTGAAGCATGATGAAGGCCACTTGAGGCATACGCCACTTTTTGCACTAAATGAAAAGGTAGAATTTCTTTGTCAAGACAGTGGCATTCGTGGCTGTTGGTTCAGGTGCACAGTCTTAGAGGTCTCCAGGAGACAAATGAAAATCCTATATGATGACGTGAAGGATGAAGAAAGTTGCACCAACCTCGAG GAATGGGTTCCTACATATAGATTGGCCAAGGCTGATAAACTAGGGATGAGGCATGGTGGCCGGCCAACTGTGAGGCCTGCCTATCCTTGTGATGAAAGGATCCTTAGCTTTGAGGTTGGAGATCCAGCAGATGCCTGGTGGAATGATGGTTGGTGGGAAGGTGTTGTCTCTGGAACTCGTGATGGTAAAAATggaatttatcaaatttatattccAG GtgaaaatttgtatttgaatGTTGAGATGAAGAACCTAAGAGTTTCAAGAGATTGGATTGGTGATCGGTGGGTCAATGTTGAGCCTAATCCTAATATTCTCCACGTCTTATCTGCAACTAGTATGGATACTAAACTCCCTGTGTCATCCGCTGTTCCTAAAGAAGCCAAATCTGATAATTCTCCAACTTCCTGTCTTAAAGTTGTCACCAGTCACAAACTCAGTGCTGTGGAAGAGGAGAATGACGACTTAGCAGGCATGACACTGACAAATGTCCCTCTGAAAGATGATTGTACTAGCAGCGAGCAACAGCGACTTCTTGAAGCTGAAGAAAAggattatttttctaatgatGAAGAGGAGAAGGAGAATGCAGATTGTGACTTGGGTGGTGCTAGTGTTGTAAAAGGTTCCATTCTTGATGGCAATGGTGGTGGTGATGAGGGAAACAACATTGATGATGGCAACGGGGATAACAACTTGGTCGAATGTGAGATCGCTGAGCTGAAATGTGAAGTGGAAACAACAGAAATGCTGACAGAATGTTGA
- the LOC105174957 gene encoding zinc transporter 11 isoform X2, translating to MARFLLFLTLLLLFLVLSACAHGGDSDSDSGSPSEEPNLRSRSLILVKIWCLILVFVGTFVGGMSPYFMKWNEGFLILGTQFAGGVFLGTALMHFLSDSHETFGDLTRKEYPFAFMLASAGYLLTMLADCVVSYVYGKRDHDSANGDVELQGGNGNRLHSDSKLQENAPERHLANASLATAASLGDSILLIAALCFHSVFEGIAIGVAETEADAWRALWTVCLHKIFAAIAMGIALLRMIPDRPLLSCAAYAFAFAISSPAGIAIGIVIDATTQGAVADWIFAISMGLACGVFIYVSINHLLSKGYKAQKMVSLDSPEYRFLAVLLGVGVIAVVMIWDT from the exons ATGGCCCGCTTCCTTCTCTTCCTcactctcctcctcctcttccttgTCCTCTCGGCCTGTGCTCATGGCGGTGATTCCGACTCCGATTCCGGTTCTCCATCGGAGGAACCCAACCTCAGGTCCCGCTCCTTGATTCTTGTCAAGATATGGTGCCTGATTCTAGTGTTTGTTGGAACTTTCGTCGGCGGGATGTCTCCGTACTTCATGAAGTGGAACGAGGGGTTTTTGATATTGGGGACGCAGTTCGCCGGAGGGGTGTTTCTGGGGACTGCGTTGATGCATTTCTTGAGTGATTCGCATGAGACCTTTGGGGACTTGACCCGTAAAGAATACCCATTTGCTTTCATGCTTGCAAGTGCTGGATATTTGCTCACAATGTTGGCTGATTGCGTTGTTTCTTATGTTTATGGGAAGCGCGACCACGATTCTGCTAATGGTGATGTTGAGCTTCAAG GGGGAAATGGTAATCGACTACATTCAGACTCAAAGTTACAG GAGAACGCCCCGGAGCGCCATTTAGCAAACGCTTCACTAGCAACTGCTGCTTCACTTGGTGATAGCATCTTGCTGATTGCTGCGTTATGCTTTCATTCCGTATTTGAGGGCATTGCAATTGGAGTGGCAGAGACAGAAGCGGATGCCTGGCGGGCTCTGTGGACCGTCTGCCTACACAAGATATTTGCTGCAATTGCCATGGGAATAGCTCTGCTCAGAATGATCCCCGACCGTCCACTCTTATCTTGTGCGGCTTACGCATTTGCATTTGCTATATCGAGCCCAGCTGGCATAGCCATCGGCATTGTAATAGACGCGACGACGCAGGGTGCAGTGGCGGACTGGATATTTGCGATATCAATGGGACTGGCTTGTGGGGTATTTATCTACGTTTCGATCAATCATCTGCTGTCCAAGGGCTATAAGGCTCAGAAGATGGTTTCGTTGGACAGCCCAGAGTACAGGTTTTTGGCTGTGTTGTTGGGCGTTGGGGTGATTGCAGTTGTTATGATTTGGGATACTTAG
- the LOC105174957 gene encoding zinc transporter 11 isoform X1: MARFLLFLTLLLLFLVLSACAHGGDSDSDSGSPSEEPNLRSRSLILVKIWCLILVFVGTFVGGMSPYFMKWNEGFLILGTQFAGGVFLGTALMHFLSDSHETFGDLTRKEYPFAFMLASAGYLLTMLADCVVSYVYGKRDHDSANGDVELQANAHNAGGNGNRLHSDSKLQENAPERHLANASLATAASLGDSILLIAALCFHSVFEGIAIGVAETEADAWRALWTVCLHKIFAAIAMGIALLRMIPDRPLLSCAAYAFAFAISSPAGIAIGIVIDATTQGAVADWIFAISMGLACGVFIYVSINHLLSKGYKAQKMVSLDSPEYRFLAVLLGVGVIAVVMIWDT; the protein is encoded by the exons ATGGCCCGCTTCCTTCTCTTCCTcactctcctcctcctcttccttgTCCTCTCGGCCTGTGCTCATGGCGGTGATTCCGACTCCGATTCCGGTTCTCCATCGGAGGAACCCAACCTCAGGTCCCGCTCCTTGATTCTTGTCAAGATATGGTGCCTGATTCTAGTGTTTGTTGGAACTTTCGTCGGCGGGATGTCTCCGTACTTCATGAAGTGGAACGAGGGGTTTTTGATATTGGGGACGCAGTTCGCCGGAGGGGTGTTTCTGGGGACTGCGTTGATGCATTTCTTGAGTGATTCGCATGAGACCTTTGGGGACTTGACCCGTAAAGAATACCCATTTGCTTTCATGCTTGCAAGTGCTGGATATTTGCTCACAATGTTGGCTGATTGCGTTGTTTCTTATGTTTATGGGAAGCGCGACCACGATTCTGCTAATGGTGATGTTGAGCTTCAAG CAAATGCTCATAATGCAGGGGGAAATGGTAATCGACTACATTCAGACTCAAAGTTACAG GAGAACGCCCCGGAGCGCCATTTAGCAAACGCTTCACTAGCAACTGCTGCTTCACTTGGTGATAGCATCTTGCTGATTGCTGCGTTATGCTTTCATTCCGTATTTGAGGGCATTGCAATTGGAGTGGCAGAGACAGAAGCGGATGCCTGGCGGGCTCTGTGGACCGTCTGCCTACACAAGATATTTGCTGCAATTGCCATGGGAATAGCTCTGCTCAGAATGATCCCCGACCGTCCACTCTTATCTTGTGCGGCTTACGCATTTGCATTTGCTATATCGAGCCCAGCTGGCATAGCCATCGGCATTGTAATAGACGCGACGACGCAGGGTGCAGTGGCGGACTGGATATTTGCGATATCAATGGGACTGGCTTGTGGGGTATTTATCTACGTTTCGATCAATCATCTGCTGTCCAAGGGCTATAAGGCTCAGAAGATGGTTTCGTTGGACAGCCCAGAGTACAGGTTTTTGGCTGTGTTGTTGGGCGTTGGGGTGATTGCAGTTGTTATGATTTGGGATACTTAG
- the LOC105174957 gene encoding zinc transporter 11 isoform X3: protein MARFLLFLTLLLLFLVLSACAHGGDSDSDSGSPSEEPNLRSRSLILVKIWCLILVFVGTFVGGMSPYFMKWNEGFLILGTQFAGGVFLGTALMHFLSDSHETFGDLTRKEYPFAFMLASAGYLLTMLADCVVSYVYGKRDHDSANGDVELQGIIASFNLISAWRFDSFPFWVQLIIVVLVENAPERHLANASLATAASLGDSILLIAALCFHSVFEGIAIGVAETEADAWRALWTVCLHKIFAAIAMGIALLRMIPDRPLLSCAAYAFAFAISSPAGIAIGIVIDATTQGAVADWIFAISMGLACGVFIYVSINHLLSKGYKAQKMVSLDSPEYRFLAVLLGVGVIAVVMIWDT from the exons ATGGCCCGCTTCCTTCTCTTCCTcactctcctcctcctcttccttgTCCTCTCGGCCTGTGCTCATGGCGGTGATTCCGACTCCGATTCCGGTTCTCCATCGGAGGAACCCAACCTCAGGTCCCGCTCCTTGATTCTTGTCAAGATATGGTGCCTGATTCTAGTGTTTGTTGGAACTTTCGTCGGCGGGATGTCTCCGTACTTCATGAAGTGGAACGAGGGGTTTTTGATATTGGGGACGCAGTTCGCCGGAGGGGTGTTTCTGGGGACTGCGTTGATGCATTTCTTGAGTGATTCGCATGAGACCTTTGGGGACTTGACCCGTAAAGAATACCCATTTGCTTTCATGCTTGCAAGTGCTGGATATTTGCTCACAATGTTGGCTGATTGCGTTGTTTCTTATGTTTATGGGAAGCGCGACCACGATTCTGCTAATGGTGATGTTGAGCTTCAAGGTATAATTgcaagttttaatttaatcagtGCTTGGAGATTTGATTCCTTTCCGTTTTGGGTGCAGTTGATCATCGTTGTTTTAGTG GAGAACGCCCCGGAGCGCCATTTAGCAAACGCTTCACTAGCAACTGCTGCTTCACTTGGTGATAGCATCTTGCTGATTGCTGCGTTATGCTTTCATTCCGTATTTGAGGGCATTGCAATTGGAGTGGCAGAGACAGAAGCGGATGCCTGGCGGGCTCTGTGGACCGTCTGCCTACACAAGATATTTGCTGCAATTGCCATGGGAATAGCTCTGCTCAGAATGATCCCCGACCGTCCACTCTTATCTTGTGCGGCTTACGCATTTGCATTTGCTATATCGAGCCCAGCTGGCATAGCCATCGGCATTGTAATAGACGCGACGACGCAGGGTGCAGTGGCGGACTGGATATTTGCGATATCAATGGGACTGGCTTGTGGGGTATTTATCTACGTTTCGATCAATCATCTGCTGTCCAAGGGCTATAAGGCTCAGAAGATGGTTTCGTTGGACAGCCCAGAGTACAGGTTTTTGGCTGTGTTGTTGGGCGTTGGGGTGATTGCAGTTGTTATGATTTGGGATACTTAG